From the Equus quagga isolate Etosha38 chromosome 16, UCLA_HA_Equagga_1.0, whole genome shotgun sequence genome, one window contains:
- the ERICH5 gene encoding glutamate-rich protein 5, which translates to MGCSSSVLSKAGDSSRPRSEESESCLAQPKAHTLGREPTFYSEVQKESLPPLQKLKISAVSTANGVKFLHGEPLAKDAADQPGSTEKTQPLEGPKESEPPQPGGKDDTSGVEEKKKNVEVLTEAQALKGNAEPEPLGAEANHQPLREAGERDSPGAMGGTEDPPTAGQMTPLGTAEKTPPPEAVREPQPQEAKGKDEQFQLPEAVPKETESPGILERCQLVETAEEQQPQETLGKDEQSQLLETIPRKNESQEVLNRSQLVKRVEEQQLQETLGKDEQSRLLETIPTENETPEVLDRSQLMERVIENDSLHKIPEGPGNMEQIQSEGINRSMEHSAGILETGTNMEIVRKIHTNEEEQDIEGETGEKVETEMENEKVEGAETKEEETGEAVDLSATT; encoded by the exons AAGAAAGTGAGTCCTGCCTTGCCCAACCAAAAGCACACACACTGGGAAGAGAGCCTACTTTTTATAGCGAAGTACAAAAGGAAAGCCTTCCTCCATTACAAAAGCTGAAGATTTCAGCAGTGTCTACAGCGAACGGTGTTAAATTCCTCCATGGAGAGCCCCTGGCAAAGGATGCTGCAGACCAACCCGGATCCACAGAGAAGACTCAGCCTCTAGAGGGACCCAAGGAGTCTGAGCCACCTCAGCCAGGTGGCAAAGATGATACTTCAGgagtagaagaaaagaagaaaaatgtggaagTACTAACAGAAGCTCAGGCTTTAAAAGGAAATGCTGAGCCTGAACCTTTAGGAGCAGAAGCCAATCATCAGCCTttgagggaagcaggagagagggacTCTCCTGGAGCAATGGGAGGTACTGAGGATCCACCGACTGCTGGACAGATGACACCTCTAGGAACAGCTGAGAAAACTCCGCCTCCGGAAGCAGTGAGAGAGCCACAACCTCAAGAAGCAAAGGGAAAGGATGAACAGTTCCAACTCCCAGAAGCAGTTCCTAAGGAGACTGAATCTCCAGGAATTTTGGAAAGATGTCAGCTTGTGGAAACAGCTGAAGAGCAGCAACCTCAAGAAACATTGGGAAAAGACGAGCAGTCTCAACTTCTAGAAACAATTCCCAGAAAGAATGAATCTCAGGAAGTATTGAACAGAAGTCAGCTTGTGAAAAGAGTGGAAGAGCAGCAACTTCAAGAAACACTGGGAAAAGATGAGCAGTCCCGACTTCTAGAAACAATTCCCACAGAGAATGAAACGCCGGAAGTATTGGACAGAAGTCAGCTTATGGAAAGAGTTATAGAGAATGATTCACTCCATAAAATTCCTGAAGGTCCAGGAAACATGGAACAGATTCAATCTGAAGGAATCAATAGAAGCATGGAGCATTCAGCAGGAATTCTAGAAACAGGGACAAATATGGAAATAGTCAGGAAAATTCATACTAATGAAGAGGAGCAAGACATTGAAG GTGAGACAGGAGAGAAGGTGGAAACAGAGATGGAGAATGAGAAAGTTGAAGGGgctgaaacaaaagaagaagaaacaggagaagCTGTGGATCTCTCAGCAACCACATAG